The sequence below is a genomic window from Lolium perenne isolate Kyuss_39 chromosome 4, Kyuss_2.0, whole genome shotgun sequence.
GCTCAGTCTGATGAAACATAAGTGGTCCAAGGAAACCACAGCATGTGAACAGCAAGCACCACATTGTAGCTTTTCGGCCAAGCCATTCAACAAGAACAGCAGACACAATTAGACCAGGAAACTCTGATAGAGCAGTAGAGTGATGAGTTAGTGACATAGTCCGTAGCAAGTCACACTGGGTAAAGAGATGGGCTACTGCATGCTACCTGCTAAACTAGTAATAAATGTATCTTTGTAAAGGCTGGTATCTTGTTCACTCTTCGTATATCTCAGCCCAGATGCACAGCTTCTATTTGCATCACTCAGTTGGGAGGTCAGCAAGACTAGCCCATAATAAGCAAATGTATTTGCATAAAAAACAAACCAAAGCAGAAGAGTTGATCTGCGCAAATTTCGTGACAATAGACTGCGCAATGCAGCAACACTACCAGATTTGGAGCTCATGGCATTATCATGTGTGCATTTCTTCTCTTTGACTGGAAGAAGATGATCTATCTCACAGGTGGGAGCATTGGGATCAACTTCTGTTCCATGGTTGTATGTGAGAATTCCAGCAGGAAGAGCCTCTTGGTTTGTCTTAGAGATTCTCTCCAGGACAAGCGTTGCATCAGACATTCTATTTTGTGCACACAGATAGCGGGGCGACTCAGGTGTAATTCCAAAGAAAGGAAGCAAGAGAAAGCACGGAACGGCGGTAAATCCTAGTAACCACCTCCAACTCAACGCTGGTAGCACAACCTAAAATAGGAACAGATTTAAAGTTACTTTATTATTTTGCCAGAATAGAAATATAAACCAGAAGTACAAAATTACAAAATGTATTAGTCTGATACCCATGCAAGTGAAGCCTCCAAGACTGTGCCAAGAgtccaaaaaaaggaaaaaacaatCATCCAAGTGCCACGATTTTGTGCAGGAACAAACTCCAAAAACCAAGATGAAAACACATGCCCGCCAACCACTCCTACGCCAACGAGAAATCGAAGAGCCATCAAGCATAAATAGTTAGGAGACAAAGCACTGATAAAACCCATTCCGGTAGCAAATAGTGTTGAAAAGTGGTTGACTTTGCCCTCTGTGGCGTTCTTGGCGATTTGCCGGAGATTGGCGTCATGCCGTTTTAATCCCCCTCTGATTCTTCTCAATCTGCCTAGATCCCTCTAATCTTCCTCGATCCGTATGTTCTTGCCCGTGTGGTGTCTGCTGGCATGCCGTTCCTTCCCTCCTGATGATCTTCCTCCAATCCTTCCCCAAATCTAATCTATTCTCTCATTCAAAACTTTACCTATATCTCTACTCCTTGATCTATCTGCCTCCAATCAAAATTTTAGCTTTCCTCTAGCCTCACCCACGGTTCCACTCTcccaaaaaaagagagagaaaatccCCTGGTAGATTCGTTCTTGTTTCACCCTTTTCTTAAACTATTCCAGTAGAAGAGAAGTGGAGTGATCTTGCTTGTACTCCGCTCCTGAGCTTTGATTCGGCAAATTATTGGCGCTAGGCCATAAGGCTCCATGAAGCTGATTGGGTGGAATTGCCAAGGCAAGGGTAAGAACCTTGACCGTTCTAGCAAAATGGAATTTCTTGCCAGACTCATGAACTCAACCGGTGCACAGGTAACTTTCGTCTCTGAAACAAGATCATCCAAAATTACTCCTGTTCAGCTTAATACTCGTTTTAATATCCTAGGTAGTTTTGTAGTTCCTTCAGTTGGGCTCTCCGGGGGCCTCTGGTTGTTGTGGTCGGATGAAGTTCAAGTCTCAGTCATTTTCTCCAACCGCTACCTTATCTTAGCAATAGTTGTTCACATAGCTACTAGTGCTCAGTTTTTACTGGCTTGTGTTTATGGGGATCCCCATCATCGCTTCACCAAGATGATTTGGGACCAAATTTACAATTTTGTTCATGACAATATAGGAAAGCCGGTAGTTTGTATAGGTGATCTCAACAACATCATGTGCGCTCAGGACACCACCTCTAGTAATGTAAATTATTGTCGTATGCGTACTTTTAATGGCTATGTTAAACAGTGTGGTCTTATTGATCTTGGCTTTAGTGGTCCTGCTTACACTTGGACAAATAAACGTTTCACATCTAATATTGTTTTCGAAAGACTTGATCGCTGTCTTGCAAATGCTGAATGGTGTGATTTGTTTCCGAATACAAATGTGTTTAACCTTCCTATCATGTTTGGTGATCATGCTCCTATTCTTTTATCAACACAATCTCAATATCGTAGACCAAAGCTAAAATTTAAATTTGAGAATTGGTGGACTATGGAAGAGGACTTCCAAAATGTTGCTAAAACGGCTTGGGAATTGTCTGCTAACAAACCTTTCCATTCTAGAACGACTAACCTTGCAGGTACTCTAAAGAAATGGTGCAAGAAGAAAAAGCCGATTCAACGTCAACTTGATACGCTTCAACAACAAATCAACTCCATCCAGATGCAGCCTATTCCAGACCAAGATCACTCCCTCGAGGTAAAGCTTATATCTCAGTATGAAGAAAACATGACAAAACTTACAGAATTCTACAGGCAAAGAGCGAAAAAACACTGGGCTACTCAAGGCGACAGGAACACTTCTTTTTTTCATAATGCTGTCCTCAAGCGCAAGCGACGCAATCGTATTGTGTCCATTAAAGATGCTCGTGGCAATAATCTTTTTGACCCTGAAGACATTGCTAATGAATTTGTTGACTATTTTAAAAATATTTTCCACTCCTTGTGTCCTAACAATGACAGGCCGTTCATGAATACCTCTCATCCACAAGGTGAACAGGATTTTACAAACTCGATCCCAGACAAGCAAGAAGTTTGGGAAATTCTCAAGTCCATGAGGAGAAATGCTTCGCCAGGACCTGATGGGTTTAATGTAGGATTCTACACATCGGTTTGGAGCTGGATTGGAGAAGATGTTACTAATCTGGTTAGAAACTTCTACATCACGGGTAAGCTCCCTCCTCGTCTCAATGAAACTCAAATTGTTCTCATTCCAAAAAAACTTGTTTGCCATGTTCCTTCAGACTATAGGCCCATCAGCCTTTGCAACGTTGTTTACAAAATAATTGCAAAATCTTTGGCTAATAGACTGAAACCACACTTACCAGACTATATACATCCCTCTCAACAAGCTTTTGTTGAAGGTAGACGTATTAGTAATAATATTATTGTAGCTCAAGAAATTGCTCACTCTTTGTCTCTTAATTCTTGGGATGGCTCTGATTTTATGCTAAAAATCGATTTAGCCAAAGCGTTTGACAGAATTGAATGGCATTTTATTGTTTCTGCTCTTACACGCTTAGGGCTTCATGGCCATTTCATAAATTTGATCCATGCTTGCATCTCGTCGCCTATGTTTTCAGTTATTATTAATGGTCAATCTTTTGCCCAATTTAAAAGTAGTCGAGGCATAAGGCAAGGATGTCCTTTGTCGCCTTCGCTATTTGTTCTTGCAGTAAATGAGCTTTCCCTCGCGCTACAAGAAGCTCTTCAGGTCAACCACCTATCTGGTATTTCTCTTGGTTCGAATTGCCCTCCGATTCATTCTCTGATGTTTGCGGATGATCTCTTGGTTTGTGGAAAAGCTAATATGCAGGAAGTAAACACTATATTCCATATCTtgcaacaattttgtcaacattcGGGTCAGCTCCCAAACTGGAACAAATCAGGTATAATGTTCAGTAAACAGGTTAATTTGCAGGTCAAACAAGACATCAAGGAAATTTTCCCGGTTTCGGACATTGACAACAACACTATCCATTTAGGACACCCACTCACACTTCCAGCAAAGGATAGATCAGCAGCATACAACTTCATCTATGACAAGTTTAAATCAAAGCTGAGTGCCTACAAAGCTAATAGGCTTTCACATGCAGCACGATTAACACTTATTAAATCTGTGTTTTCCTCTATCCCCGCTTACTATATGTCAAATATTCTCTTCTCAAAAAAATTCCTAGCAAAACTCACAGCTATTATTAGGAATTTTTGGTGGACAGGGGTGAAAGAAGAACCATCTACAAAGACTCTTTGCTTAAGAGCATGGGCAGACAT
It includes:
- the LOC127293730 gene encoding organic cation/carnitine transporter 7-like isoform X1, with the protein product MWLGICFRQIWAKVVLPALSWRWLLGFTAVPCFLLLPFFGITPESPRYLCAQNRMSDATLVLERISKTNQEALPAGILTYNHGTEVDPNAPTCEIDHLLPVKEKKCTHDNAMSSKSGSVAALRSLLSRNLRRSTLLLWFVFYANTFAYYGLVLLTSQLSDANRSCASGLRYTKSEQDTSLYKDTFITSLAEFPGLIVSAVLVEWLGRKATMWCLLFTCCGFLGPLMFHQTELWTTALLFGARACAMGSFTVLCLYAPEVYPTSVRSTGVGIANAIGRIGGIVCPLVAVGMLRSCHQMEAILVFEVVLCLAAIACMMFPVETKGRDMN
- the LOC127293730 gene encoding organic cation/carnitine transporter 7-like isoform X2; this encodes MGFISALSPNYLCLMALRFLVGVGVVGGHVFSSWFLEFVPAQNRGTWMIVFSFFWTLGTVLEASLAWVVLPALSWRWLLGFTAVPCFLLLPFFGITPESPRYLCAQNRMSDATLVLERISKTNQEALPAGILTYNHGTEVDPNAPTCEIDHLLPVKEKKCTHDNAMSSKSGSVAALRSLLSRNLRRSTLLLWFVFYANTFAYYGLVLLTSQLSDANRSCASGLRYTKSEQDTSLYKDTFITSLAEFPGLIVSAVLVEWLGRKATMWCLLFTCCGFLGPLMFHQTELWTTALLFGARACAMGSFTVLCLYAPEVYPTSVRSTGVGIANAIGRIGGIVCPLVAVGMLRSCHQMEAILVFEVVLCLAAIACMMFPVETKGRDMN